The Urbifossiella limnaea genome has a window encoding:
- the mscL gene encoding large-conductance mechanosensitive channel protein MscL, whose protein sequence is MRPFLDEFRKFILRGNVVDLAVGVVIGAAFGKIVDSLVADMFMPVVGVLTGGFNVEGMHTTLYGDAVLKWGKFLQAVINFVIIGFCMFLVVKGVNALHQHLLKQEAAAPPPLPSPTEKLLAEIRDLLKEKPDSLRPAQLPNP, encoded by the coding sequence GTGCGCCCGTTCCTGGACGAGTTTCGCAAGTTCATCCTCCGCGGCAACGTCGTCGATCTGGCCGTCGGCGTCGTGATCGGCGCCGCGTTCGGCAAGATCGTCGACTCGCTGGTCGCGGACATGTTCATGCCGGTGGTCGGCGTGCTGACCGGCGGGTTCAACGTCGAGGGGATGCACACCACGCTGTACGGCGACGCCGTGCTGAAGTGGGGGAAGTTCCTGCAGGCGGTCATCAACTTCGTCATCATCGGGTTCTGCATGTTCCTGGTGGTGAAGGGGGTGAACGCGCTGCACCAGCACCTGCTGAAGCAGGAGGCCGCCGCCCCGCCGCCGCTGCCGTCGCCGACGGAGAAGCTGCTCGCCGAGATCCGCGACCTGCTGAAGGAGAAGCCAGACTCACTCCGGCCGGCCCAGCTGCCGAACCCGTAG
- a CDS encoding ABC transporter permease subunit, translating into MTTNPIVRRELLELLRTRQAVAAQLLLAAACAALVLVRWPTGGVTDVGGARSVQVLRVFGYGLLAGVVFLVPAYPATAIVRERVKGTLALLLNSPLTPWAIYLGKLGGVLGFTALLLLMTAPAAAACHALGGAPVRGGVALLYLVLAVAALQLATLALWVSGRARSTDAALRAAYALAIGVCAVPLAPAWLVEGDSGLLGGAAAWVKALSPIPAIMEVLGQGGVGSHGLATATGAVPRFLLLATVVSGVCAASTVRALARSPLDVARAAGVMTEDRSAGERRRRRLFFLVDPNRRARPISRWVNPVMVKEFRTRRFGRGHWTLRLIAGCAVLSLGLTYVAAGGAVDWGAGRIGAALVLLQTALLLLFAPSLAAGLISSEREGGGWTLLRTTPLTPGRILRGKLLSAAWPLLLLMCATLPGYVVMMTVSPELAPQARRAVACLAGTAVFAVLLGAAASSLARTTAAAMATANVVLVAVCAGPLLVWLARDAPFGHTAVEAALTISPVAAALHAAEAPGFVEYDLLPANWYAVGAACAVLLLVLVLRVRQLGRPE; encoded by the coding sequence ATGACCACCAACCCGATCGTCCGCCGCGAGTTGCTCGAACTCCTCCGCACCCGCCAGGCCGTCGCCGCGCAGCTGCTCCTGGCCGCGGCGTGCGCCGCGCTCGTGCTCGTTCGCTGGCCGACCGGCGGCGTCACCGACGTCGGCGGGGCGCGCTCGGTGCAGGTGCTGCGCGTGTTCGGCTACGGGCTGCTGGCCGGCGTCGTGTTCCTCGTTCCCGCTTATCCCGCAACGGCGATCGTCCGCGAGCGCGTGAAGGGGACGCTGGCGCTGCTGCTGAACTCGCCGCTGACGCCGTGGGCGATCTACCTCGGCAAGCTCGGGGGCGTCCTCGGCTTCACCGCGCTGCTGCTCCTGATGACCGCCCCCGCCGCGGCGGCGTGCCACGCCCTCGGCGGCGCGCCGGTCCGCGGCGGCGTCGCGCTCCTGTACCTCGTTCTCGCCGTCGCGGCGCTGCAACTCGCCACGCTGGCGCTGTGGGTGAGCGGCCGGGCGCGCTCGACCGACGCCGCGCTCCGCGCCGCGTACGCGCTGGCGATCGGCGTCTGCGCCGTGCCGCTCGCGCCGGCGTGGCTCGTCGAGGGCGATTCCGGCCTGCTCGGCGGCGCGGCCGCGTGGGTGAAGGCGCTGTCGCCGATTCCCGCGATCATGGAAGTGCTCGGGCAGGGCGGCGTCGGCTCGCACGGGCTCGCCACCGCGACCGGGGCCGTGCCGCGCTTCCTCCTGCTGGCAACGGTCGTGAGCGGCGTCTGCGCCGCGAGCACGGTGCGCGCGCTGGCCCGGTCGCCGCTCGACGTGGCCCGCGCCGCCGGCGTGATGACCGAGGACCGCTCGGCCGGCGAGCGGCGGCGGCGGCGGCTGTTCTTCCTCGTCGACCCGAACCGCCGCGCCCGGCCCATCAGCCGGTGGGTGAACCCGGTCATGGTGAAGGAGTTCCGCACCCGCCGGTTCGGCCGCGGGCACTGGACGCTGCGGCTCATCGCCGGGTGCGCCGTGCTGTCGCTCGGGCTCACCTACGTCGCGGCCGGCGGGGCCGTGGACTGGGGGGCGGGACGCATCGGGGCCGCGCTCGTGCTGCTGCAAACGGCGCTGCTGTTGCTGTTCGCCCCGAGTCTGGCGGCGGGCTTGATTAGCAGCGAGCGCGAGGGCGGCGGGTGGACGCTGTTGCGCACCACGCCGCTGACGCCAGGCCGCATCCTCCGCGGCAAGCTCCTGAGTGCCGCGTGGCCGCTCCTGCTGCTGATGTGCGCCACGCTGCCCGGGTACGTGGTGATGATGACGGTGAGCCCCGAACTCGCCCCGCAGGCGCGGCGGGCGGTGGCGTGTCTGGCCGGGACGGCGGTGTTCGCGGTGCTGCTCGGCGCCGCCGCGAGTAGCCTGGCGCGGACCACAGCCGCGGCGATGGCGACCGCGAACGTGGTGCTCGTGGCGGTGTGCGCCGGGCCGCTGCTGGTGTGGCTCGCCCGCGACGCCCCGTTCGGCCACACCGCCGTCGAGGCCGCGCTGACGATCAGCCCCGTGGCTGCCGCGCTGCACGCCGCCGAGGCGCCGGGGTTCGTCGAGTACGACCTGCTGCCGGCGAACTGGTACGCGGTCGGCGCCGCGTGCGCGGTTCTGCTTCTGGTCCTGGTGCTACGGGTTCGGCAGCTGGGCCGGCCGGAGTGA
- a CDS encoding ABC transporter ATP-binding protein produces the protein MADGAVVETRELTKRYGSFVALDRLTISVGRGQILGFIGPNGAGKTTTIKILVGLARPTSGTATVAGIDCAADPRRVKRLIGYMPDTFGGYDGMRVAEYLDFFGAAFGLPRKGRPKRVEEVLETAGAGTFRDLYVEALSHGMKQRVAIARTLLHDPPALILDEPANGLDPQARIEMRQVLLGLAARGKTLIVTSHILPELARICDRVAIIARGRLRAAGTLAEIARQLSPLRTMEVLLTRAEAVPAAADVVRRYVGDAVTPAPAEFAVRFRTAKPDDELAALLGTLVAAGVGVAQFREVQTDLEDAFMTVSQQADGEAAR, from the coding sequence ATGGCGGACGGGGCGGTCGTCGAGACGCGCGAGCTGACCAAGCGGTACGGCTCGTTCGTGGCGTTAGACCGGCTGACGATTTCCGTCGGCCGCGGGCAAATCCTCGGGTTCATCGGCCCGAACGGGGCCGGCAAGACGACCACCATCAAAATCCTGGTCGGCCTCGCCCGCCCGACGAGCGGCACCGCCACCGTCGCCGGCATCGACTGCGCCGCCGACCCACGCCGCGTCAAGCGCCTCATCGGCTACATGCCCGACACGTTCGGCGGGTACGACGGCATGCGCGTCGCCGAGTACCTGGACTTCTTCGGCGCCGCGTTCGGCCTGCCGCGGAAGGGCCGGCCGAAGCGCGTCGAGGAGGTGCTGGAGACGGCCGGCGCCGGCACCTTCCGCGACCTGTACGTGGAGGCGCTGAGCCACGGCATGAAGCAGCGCGTGGCCATCGCCCGCACGCTGCTGCACGACCCGCCGGCGCTCATCCTCGACGAGCCCGCCAACGGCCTCGACCCGCAGGCCCGCATCGAGATGCGGCAGGTGCTGCTCGGCCTCGCCGCCCGCGGCAAGACGCTCATCGTGACGAGCCACATCCTCCCCGAGCTGGCCCGCATCTGCGACCGCGTCGCCATCATCGCCCGCGGCAGGCTCCGCGCCGCCGGCACCCTCGCCGAGATCGCCCGCCAGCTGAGCCCGCTGCGGACGATGGAGGTGCTGCTGACCCGCGCCGAGGCCGTGCCCGCGGCGGCCGACGTGGTGCGGCGGTACGTCGGCGACGCCGTGACGCCGGCGCCGGCCGAGTTCGCCGTCCGCTTCCGCACCGCGAAGCCCGACGACGAACTCGCCGCGCTGCTCGGCACGCTTGTGGCCGCGGGCGTGGGGGTTGCGCAGTTCCGCGAGGTGCAGACGGACCTGGAAGACGCCTTCATGACGGTGTCGCAGCAGGCCGACGGCGAGGCGGCCCGATGA